In Humulus lupulus chromosome 6, drHumLupu1.1, whole genome shotgun sequence, a single genomic region encodes these proteins:
- the LOC133782052 gene encoding cytochrome b-c1 complex subunit 6-1, mitochondrial codes for MADDEPVDPKKYLEESCKPKCVKPLLEYQACVKRIQGDESGHKHCTGQYFDYWSCVDKCVALKLFAKLK; via the exons AT GGCGGATGATGAACCTGTAGATCCAAAGAAGTATCTCGAGGAGTCATGCAAGCCGAAGTGTGTGAAACCATTACTTGAATATCAG GCATGTGTTAAAAGGATCCAAGGAGATGAATCTGGGCACAAGCACTGTACCGGGCAATATTTTGATTACTGGTCTTGTGTTGACAAATGT GTGGCACTGAAACTATTTGCGAAACTGAAGTAA